In Populus trichocarpa isolate Nisqually-1 chromosome 12, P.trichocarpa_v4.1, whole genome shotgun sequence, a genomic segment contains:
- the LOC7454031 gene encoding uncharacterized protein At4g15970, protein MTGTGGDGMVNGTLHSSSAVIHKPIVRITVLFLGVLAVSCIVLYKSAYHFEFLPGSSSDSDSLSMLDNRTSKGKFDLELEGILKNASTKHKTVILTTLNQAWAEPGSIFDLFLESFQVGDNTQKLVNNLIIISMDQKAHARCLAIHPHCYALRTEGLNFSSEAYFMSEEYLKMMWRRIEFLGTVLEMGYSFVFTDADIVWLRNPFPRFYPKVDFQIACDNYYGNPEDKNNRPNGGFTYVRSNLRTIQFYRFWFQSRETYPGNHDQDVLNMIKNDPFLEKIRLEMRFLDTAYFGGFCERSKDFHEVCTMHANCCYGLGTKVHDLKIVLEDWKNFMSLPLKEKASASPAWRAPQNCRT, encoded by the exons ATGACTGGTACTGGTGGTGACGGCATGGTCAATGGAACATTGCATAGTTCCTCTGCGGTCATCCACAAGCCGATTGTAAGAATCACAGTTTTGTTTCTGGGAGTTCTTGCTGTTTCTTGCATCGTTTTGTACAAGTCTGCCTACCATTTTGAGTTCCTGCCTGGCTCCTCCTCTGATTCAGATTCACTTTCCATGTTAGACAATCGAACTTCTAAG GGAAAATTTGATTTGGAATTGGAGGGAATTTTGAAGAACGCATCCACCAAGCATAAAACTGTGATCTTGACAACATTGAATCAAGCATGGGCAGAGCCTGGATCTATATTTGATCTCTTCTTGGAGAGTTTTCAAGTTGGAGACAACACACAAAAACTTGTAAATAATTTGATCATAATATCCATGGACCAGAAGGCACATGCTCGTTGCTTGGCTATACATCCACATTGCTATGCTCTCAGAACTGAAGGGCTTAATTTCTCAAGTGAAGCATACTTCATGTCTGAAGAATACCTAAAGATGATGTGGAGAAGAATCGAGTTTTTGGGCACTGTTCTTGAGATGGGCTACAGCTTTGTTTTCACG GATGCAGATATTGTGTGGCTTCGAAATCCATTTCCACGGTTCTATCCGAAAGTAGATTTCCAGATAGCATGTGATAACTACTACGGCAATCCTGAAGACAAAAATAATCGACCAAATGGAGGGTTTACCTATGTCAGATCCAATCTTCGGACGATTCAATTCTACAGGTTTTGGTTCCAGTCTAGAGAAACCTATCCTGGCAATCATGATCAAGAtgtattgaatatgataaaAAACGATCCTTTCCTCGAGAAGATCAGACTAGAAATGAGGTTTCTAGACACAGCTTACTTTGGTGGTTTTTGTGAACGTAGCAAGGATTTTCACGAAGTTTGTACTATGCATGCAAATTGCTGCTATGGTCTGGGGACTAAAGTTCATGATCTTAAAATTGTGCTTGAAGACTGGAAGAATTTCATGTCATTGCCTCTTAAGGAAAAAGCATCAGCATCACCCGCTTGGAGAGCTCCTCAAAATTGCAG GACATAA